DNA from bacterium:
TTATTCTCCAATGTACGGGATTAACGGCAGGGTGAACAATAAATTTGCCGGAGATGCTTTAGTATCTCGTAAAGGCGCACTTCGTACTACAATTACCGTTCAGATAAAAGAGGTTAAACCAAACGGCAATCTTGTTGTTGAAGGGAAAAGAGCTTTGGAGGTCAACGGGGAAAAAGAGATGACAACAATTACAGGAATTGTAAGGCCTCAGGATATATCCGGTATGAATACTATTTATTCATACCAGCTTGCAGATGCCCAGATATCCTATAAAGGAAAGGGTGTTGTTCAGACAGGACAGCGTCCCGGTATATTAACGCGTATTTTAAACTGGATTTTCTGATCAAGGGAAAAATTCATGTCAAATAAAATAAAAAAAATAATTTA
Protein-coding regions in this window:
- a CDS encoding flagellar basal body L-ring protein FlgH, coding for MKSRIILIAAIISFLFAAIYPPISEAQSLFADKKARAVGDILTVLVVESSTASSRAKTETNKVNDHGVLAKGGSGTLAYSPMYGINGRVNNKFAGDALVSRKGALRTTITVQIKEVKPNGNLVVEGKRALEVNGEKEMTTITGIVRPQDISGMNTIYSYQLADAQISYKGKGVVQTGQRPGILTRILNWIF